The segment ACATTCTCAACGCGCGGATTTTTACCACGGACGACGGGCGGATTCTCGATGTCTTTCGGATCTCCCATCACGGCCGGGCGGAAATCGTCATGGCGGAGCCAAAGTGGACGCGCTTCCGCACTTTGTTAGAACAAGTGCTGGAGGGCAAAACCGACGTGGCTAAACTGGTGGAATCGTCCAAGCGGACGGTCTACTTACGCCGCCACGCGCCCAAGGTTTCCACCGTCGTCAATATCGACAACGAGGTGTCGGACGATTTCACGGTGATCGAAATCTTCACCGAGGACCGTATCGGCGTGTTGTTTACGATTACTTACATCCTCCATCTGCTTGGCTTGTCGATCCATGTGGCGAAGATTTCCACCAATGTCGATCAAGTCGCCGACGTGTTTTACGTCACCGACGAAACGGGAAAAAAAGTGATCGATGGCGAACGCGTCGACAACCTGCGCCAACAGCTATGCCAGACCTTGGCGCCGCAAAGTGAGAGCCGTGAAAGAGTCGCTCAGTCCGTACATTGATTCGTTTCTTTCCATGATCAGCGTGGAAAAGGGTTTGGCGAAAAATACCGTCGAGGCCTATAGCCGCGATCTACGCCGGTTGGCCGAGTTTCTCATCGGGCGGAATATTTTGTCTTGGCTGGAAGTCGACTCGGTACAGCTACGTTCCTATTTGACCCAGTTGCGCGCCGAGGGTTTGAGGCCGCGCAGCGTGGCGCGTCATCGGGTGACGCTCAGCCGGCTTTATCGCTTTCTCGAAATCGAGGGGCTCGTCAGCGAAAGTCCGGTGCCCAAGTTGCTCGCCGCGGCGCCCGCCCGCAAACTGCCGAAAACTTTGTCCAGCGCCGATGTGAAAACGTTGCTCAATCAACCCGATGCCGCGGCGCTGCTCGGCGCCCGTGATCAGGCGATGTTGGAATTGCTTTACGCCAGCGGTTTACGGGTTTCGGAATTAATCACGGTCAAAACCCAGCAGATTAATTTCGACGGCAATTATCTTATCGTCAAAGGCAAGGGCTCGAAGATGCGCGCGGTGCCCTTCGGGCGGTGGGCGCGCCAGAAGTTGTCGAGCTATTTGGCCGACGTGCGGCCGCGCTTGCTCAAAGGCAAGGTCAGTCCGTACCTGTTCACCAACCGCTCGGGAAAGGCGATGAGCCGGCAGGGATTCTGGAAGCTGATTCGGCGCTACGCTTTGAGCGCCGGCATCGATAAACGGGTCACGCCGCACACGTTGCGCCATTCCTTCGCCACCCATCTGCTCGAAGGCGGCGCCGATCTGCGAGCGGTGCAAACCATGCTCGGCCACGCCGATATTTCGACGACGCAGATTTATACCCATGTCGACGGTGCCCGGCTCAAAAAAGTGCACAATCAATTTCATCCGCGCGAACAGCCGCAAATCGCGGCAAAGCTCGTAGGAAAGAGGATCGAAGCTTTCACCACAGAGGGCATGGTAGGGGCGGGTCGCGACCGGCCCTCTTCGGACTCGGAAAATTAACCACACGCTTCGACTGGCTCAGAGCGATCGGCAGCGCTACTAAGGCAAAAAGGAATTGAAGGAAAATGCTATTTCTCAACAATGATGACGTGAAGCAAGTATTGACCATGGAAGTTACGATGAACGCTTTGGACAAGGCGTATCGCGAGCTGGCGCGGGAAGAGGCGGTGTGCCGGCCGCGCATCGACATTCAGATTCCAACCAAAGACTCAGAAAAGATTTATCAGTGGGGCACCATGGAAGGCGGGTCGATGTCGGGCTACTTCGCGATCCGTATGAAGTCGGACGTGATTTATGAGCAGGAGTATCAAGGCGCGATCACCCAGGAAAAATATTGCGTGCGGCCGGGAAACTTCTGTGGCTTGATCATGCTCAACAGCATCGAGAACGGCGAGCCGCTGGCGATGATCAACGACGGTTATTTACAGCACATGCGCGTCGGCGCCGACTCCGGCATCGGCGCTAAATATATGGCTCGCGAAGATGCCACGGTGGTGGGCATGATCGGCTCCGGCGGCATGGCGCGCTCTCATGTCGAATCGTTTTTGCAAGCGCGTAAAATCAAAAAGATCCAAGTCTATAGCCCGACGAAAGCCAATCGCGAAGCCTATGCCAAGGAAATCAGTACGGAGTTTGGTTTGGAAGTCGTGCCGATGAGCCATCCGCGCGATGTCTACAAGGGTGCGCAGATCGTCGCCGGTTGCACCGATTCCGCGGTGCCGATCGTCATTGGGAAATGGTTAGAAGAGGGGACGCATGTCACCTGCGTCGGCGGTAAGCCTGATGACGATACGTTGAAGCGCATCGACGTGTCGTTGCGCCTCGGCAACGCGCCGGCGCCCTGGGGTTTGCCCGAGTTCGGCGTCGCCGACGAATACATTACCTACGCGGCGAAACCGAAGCACAACGGGGCTTTCCAAATGAAGCGTGCCGGCGTCCGCGGTCACGGTGTCATCGCCGAAGAGCGTGCGGTGTTCTTGGCGGATATTCTGAGCGGCGCGAAGCAGGGCCGGAGTTCGGAAAAACAGATCAGCTATTCCGAGCGCGGCAACATTCAAGGCGCGCAGTTCTTCGCCGTGGCTGGAAGAGTTTATGAGCTGGCGAAGGAAAAAGGATTGGGCCGAGAACTGCCCACCGAGTGGTTCTTGCAGGATATTAGAGACTAAAGATTCTTGCTTCCTCTCCCTTTGGGAGAGGATGGAGGTGAGGGCGACCGAATCCGAATTGCCCTCACCCTGCCCCTCTCCCGGTGGGAGAGGGAACCGGAGAGTAGATGCCGCTATTTTTAAACAACGACGAAATCGCCGAGCTGATCACCATGAAAGACACCATGGCGGCGTTGGAGATTCTCTACCGTGAGATGGGCGAAGGCGTGGCGGTGACGGCGCCGCGTTCGGACGTGCACAGCCCGACGGCCGCGGCGCAGAACGCCGAGGGGCCGATGGCGCATTATTTAAAGAGCATGAGCGGTGCGTCGCCTCATTTCGGCACCGCGGCGTTGCGCTTTTCCTCGGACATCGTCGCCTGGCGCGACAGCGGCGGCGGTATGCGGCGGGAGAAATTGCCGATGTTACCGGGGCAACGTTGGATGG is part of the Deltaproteobacteria bacterium genome and harbors:
- the xerD gene encoding site-specific tyrosine recombinase XerD, giving the protein MANASTTCANSYARPWRRKVRAVKESLSPYIDSFLSMISVEKGLAKNTVEAYSRDLRRLAEFLIGRNILSWLEVDSVQLRSYLTQLRAEGLRPRSVARHRVTLSRLYRFLEIEGLVSESPVPKLLAAAPARKLPKTLSSADVKTLLNQPDAAALLGARDQAMLELLYASGLRVSELITVKTQQINFDGNYLIVKGKGSKMRAVPFGRWARQKLSSYLADVRPRLLKGKVSPYLFTNRSGKAMSRQGFWKLIRRYALSAGIDKRVTPHTLRHSFATHLLEGGADLRAVQTMLGHADISTTQIYTHVDGARLKKVHNQFHPREQPQIAAKLVGKRIEAFTTEGMVGAGRDRPSSDSEN
- a CDS encoding ornithine cyclodeaminase family protein — its product is MLFLNNDDVKQVLTMEVTMNALDKAYRELAREEAVCRPRIDIQIPTKDSEKIYQWGTMEGGSMSGYFAIRMKSDVIYEQEYQGAITQEKYCVRPGNFCGLIMLNSIENGEPLAMINDGYLQHMRVGADSGIGAKYMAREDATVVGMIGSGGMARSHVESFLQARKIKKIQVYSPTKANREAYAKEISTEFGLEVVPMSHPRDVYKGAQIVAGCTDSAVPIVIGKWLEEGTHVTCVGGKPDDDTLKRIDVSLRLGNAPAPWGLPEFGVADEYITYAAKPKHNGAFQMKRAGVRGHGVIAEERAVFLADILSGAKQGRSSEKQISYSERGNIQGAQFFAVAGRVYELAKEKGLGRELPTEWFLQDIRD